In Scleropages formosus chromosome 20, fSclFor1.1, whole genome shotgun sequence, a single window of DNA contains:
- the LOC108939849 gene encoding neuronal pentraxin-2-like, with protein MVAIIVALLLCASAPGGGRTALGQDTRGTRFLCTAIPAGADPSCPVPAVPMQSSGAPEEDLKSTVMQLRETILQQKETIVDQVGTIKELTSKLSRCESAAEDSLRGGKYRSQGSWRKENSNTMGDLPRDPGDTIDHLGKTMQSLKDRLENLEQQQMRANMSGATFPNELRDLLQRRLEDLENQLLKKVTELEEEKTQLYNETAAHRHRTESTLNSLLERITELEKGNSGFKSPEGFKVSLPLRTNYLYGRIKKSLPEMYAFTVCMWLKSTASPGIGTPFSYGVPGQANEIVLIEWGNNPIELLINDKVAQLPLSVSDGQWHHICITWTTRDGLWEAYQDGEKLGSGENLAPWHPIKPGGVIILGQEQDTVGGRFDATQAFVGELTHFNMWDRVLRPVDIMNMANCSSYMPGNVVPWVDNNVEVFGGATKWALEICEDQLFGS; from the exons ATGGTTGCGATCATTGTAGCCTTGCTGCTGTGCGCGTCCGCGCCGGGCGGTGGACGGACAGCGCTCGGTCAGGACACCCGTGGAACGCGCTTCCTGTGCACGGCGATACCCGCGGGCGCGGACCCGAGCTGCCCCGTGCCCGCCGTGCCCATGCAGAGCTCGGGCGCCCCGGAGGAGGACCTCAAAAGCACGGTGATGCAGCTTCGGGAGACCAtcctgcagcagaaggagaCGATCGTGGACCAGGTGGGCACTATAAAGGAGCTCACTTCCAAACTTTCCCGGTGCGAATCCGCCGCAGAGGACTCGCTGCGGGGTGGAAAATACAGGAGTCAGGGTTCGTGGAGGAAGGAGAACAGCAACACCATGGGGGACCTGCCCCGAGATCCCGGGGACACGATCGACCACCTGGGGAAGACCATGCAGAGCCTCAAGGACCGCCTGGAGAACTTGGAG CAACAGCAGATGCGAGCCAATATGTCTGGCGCAACTTTTCCTAATGAGCTTCGCGACCTGCTGCAGCGCAGGCTGGAGGACCTGGAGAACCAGCTCCTGAAGAAAGTGactgagctggaggaggagaagacgCAGCTATACAACGAGACAGCCGCTCATAGGCACCGTACAGAGAGCACCCTCAACTCACTGCTAGAGAGGATCACCGAGTTGGAGAAAG GTAACAGTGGATTCAAGTCCCCGGAGGGCTTCAAAGTGTCCCTTCCTCTGCGCACCAACTACCTGTATGGGCGCATCAAGAAAAGCCTTCCAGAAATGTATGCCTTCACGGTATGCATGTGGCTCAAGTCCACTGCCAGCCCCGGCATTGGGACTCCTTTTTCCTATGGAGTCCCAGGTCAAGCCAATGAGATTGTGCTGATTGAATGGGGGAATAACCCCATCGAGCTGCTCATCAATGACAAG GTGGCGCAGCTGCCTCTGTCCGTCAGCGATGGCCAGTGGCATCACATCTGCATCACGTGGACCACTAGGGATGGCCTGTGGGAGGCCTACCAGGATGGAGAGAAGCTGGGGTCTGGGGAGAACCTGGCCCCGTGGCACCCAATTAAGCCTGGTGGTGTCATTATTCTGGGCCAGGAGCAG GACACTGTAGGAGGGAGGTTTGATGCCACGCAGGCCTTTGTTGGGGAACTAACCCATTTCAATATGTGGGATCGCGTGCTGCGTCCCGTAGACATCATGAACATGGCCAACTGCTCCTCGTACATGCCTGGCAACGTCGTGCCCTGGGTTGACAATAACGTGGAGGTCTTTGGCGGCGCGACCAAGTGGGCACTGGAGATATGTGAGGATCAGCTTTTTGGTTCTTAA